A single window of bacterium DNA harbors:
- a CDS encoding SPFH domain-containing protein: protein MEELIRFLMTNPSGAFIIGVVVVGMIILRASVRILPDWERAVVLRLGRFQTVKGGGIIFLIPLIDIPRIVDTRIVTMDVPKQEVMTRDNVPATVDAVVLFRVVDPKNAILSIYDYYRTASLNSQTSLRTVIGQAELDELLSERDKINLRLQTIIDEQTEAYGVKVISVEVRDVSLPETMKRAMARQAEAEREKRAKVIAAEGEFLASQRLLEAADTVSKNPVTLQLRFLQTMVEIANERSSITFLPIPIDLLSPLMKAIGHKEDEKK from the coding sequence ATGGAAGAACTCATTCGGTTTCTTATGACTAACCCTTCGGGAGCGTTTATTATTGGGGTAGTCGTTGTTGGCATGATTATTTTGCGGGCGAGCGTTCGAATTTTGCCGGATTGGGAGCGGGCAGTTGTACTTCGACTTGGACGGTTCCAAACGGTAAAAGGCGGCGGTATAATTTTCCTTATTCCGCTTATCGACATCCCGCGAATAGTGGACACTCGAATTGTGACGATGGATGTTCCCAAACAAGAGGTAATGACCAGGGACAATGTGCCGGCAACGGTGGATGCGGTTGTGCTATTTCGGGTGGTCGATCCGAAGAACGCGATTTTGAGTATCTACGATTATTACCGAACTGCAAGTCTTAATTCTCAAACGAGCTTGCGAACGGTTATTGGGCAGGCTGAACTCGACGAACTGCTTTCAGAGCGTGACAAGATCAATCTCCGGTTGCAGACCATTATCGACGAGCAGACAGAAGCGTATGGCGTTAAGGTGATTTCGGTTGAAGTGCGTGATGTCTCCTTGCCGGAGACGATGAAGCGTGCGATGGCTCGTCAGGCTGAAGCAGAACGAGAGAAGCGTGCTAAAGTTATCGCTGCCGAAGGTGAGTTTCTGGCTTCACAGCGACTGCTCGAAGCTGCCGACACTGTCTCTAAGAACCCAGTTACCCTTCAGTTGCGGTTCTTGCAGACAATGGTTGAAATTGCCAATGAGCGCAGTTCGATTACGTTCTTGCCAATTCCGATTGACTTGCTTAGCCCTCTGATGAAGGCGATAGGGCATAAAGAAGACGAGAAGAAATAA
- a CDS encoding cytochrome c biogenesis protein CcdA — protein sequence MRFRALLGLMAFIGAFGLAQSQVVNVTGKVSFNPNRARFGQTIEGTIELNVPPGYHINANPASQSLLIPTEFVPDKLPEYTISDITYPAPKVVDVAGAQTKVYEGTVPIKFKLHIKNTTSESEPTPFIDFTGTVKYQACDDKNCYPPAQVTLKTTVEIDAAEKPNTPEALAPQPDKPTVKPNNQIPTVAPPPPTPPTPVVDPTKNFKDNKLAMSIWTLYQAHNWLALMLAVILGGLALNLTPCVYPIIAITIGFFARQAPGNRKRTFSLALVYMLGIVMVYSTLGLIAAASGKTFGFQFQSPWVSAGMAVIMLALALSMFDLWEIRPPSFLMNKVGGRSGVGGAAMMGMLAGVAAAPCAGPVVLALFAIVSQLSSYVLGFWMFFGLGLGLGLPYMALAIIPNGAQKLPRSGEWMVTIKHILGLVVIGVGIFYLRPLPSVTTQMYTTIWGVFLLGSGVFLIMFDKTGKNSLMIRQVKNLLGIAAVASAVLIWRPAPTEASKVVWLPYTEAAIAQAKVDGKPVLIDFTAKWCQQCHEIELQTFSDKQVMAKMAKMVTLRVDATDGNNTEVQAIQTKYNVNGLPAVILLNAQGQEVDRLTTFEPPTAFQKRLAKVGL from the coding sequence ATGAGGTTTCGAGCTTTGTTGGGGTTGATGGCGTTTATTGGTGCCTTTGGATTGGCTCAATCGCAGGTGGTTAATGTCACCGGCAAAGTGAGCTTCAATCCGAATCGCGCGCGATTTGGCCAGACGATCGAAGGCACAATCGAACTGAACGTACCGCCCGGATACCACATCAACGCCAATCCAGCCTCACAATCCTTACTTATCCCAACCGAGTTTGTCCCTGATAAACTCCCGGAATACACAATAAGCGACATCACCTACCCTGCGCCGAAGGTGGTTGACGTAGCTGGCGCGCAGACGAAAGTCTATGAGGGCACAGTCCCGATTAAGTTCAAGCTGCACATCAAGAACACGACGTCTGAGAGTGAGCCAACGCCTTTTATCGACTTCACAGGCACAGTAAAGTATCAGGCATGCGATGACAAAAACTGCTATCCTCCCGCTCAAGTAACCCTTAAGACGACGGTCGAGATAGACGCAGCAGAGAAGCCGAATACGCCAGAAGCGTTAGCTCCTCAACCTGATAAGCCGACTGTAAAGCCGAACAATCAGATCCCAACCGTTGCGCCCCCACCGCCAACCCCGCCTACTCCTGTGGTTGACCCAACGAAGAACTTCAAAGACAACAAGCTTGCCATGTCTATTTGGACCCTTTACCAAGCTCATAACTGGTTGGCGCTAATGCTGGCGGTGATCCTTGGCGGGTTAGCGTTGAACCTGACGCCGTGTGTCTATCCGATTATTGCCATTACTATCGGTTTCTTTGCGCGGCAGGCGCCGGGCAATCGGAAGCGCACTTTTAGTCTAGCCTTAGTTTATATGCTCGGCATCGTAATGGTCTATTCAACCCTTGGTCTAATAGCGGCAGCTTCGGGCAAGACTTTCGGCTTCCAATTCCAAAGCCCCTGGGTGTCAGCGGGGATGGCGGTAATCATGCTCGCGCTTGCTTTGAGCATGTTCGATCTCTGGGAGATAAGGCCTCCAAGCTTCCTTATGAATAAAGTCGGCGGCAGGAGTGGAGTTGGCGGCGCAGCGATGATGGGCATGCTTGCGGGAGTTGCAGCGGCTCCTTGCGCCGGGCCTGTCGTACTCGCTCTCTTTGCGATTGTCTCTCAATTAAGCAGTTACGTGCTTGGGTTCTGGATGTTCTTCGGACTTGGATTGGGGCTAGGTCTACCCTATATGGCGCTTGCAATTATCCCCAACGGGGCGCAGAAACTACCCCGTTCCGGTGAGTGGATGGTCACGATCAAGCATATACTGGGACTTGTCGTCATCGGCGTGGGCATCTTCTACTTACGCCCGCTTCCCAGTGTAACGACGCAAATGTATACCACCATCTGGGGGGTGTTCCTACTAGGTTCAGGCGTATTCCTTATTATGTTCGATAAGACCGGTAAGAACTCGCTAATGATCCGACAGGTGAAGAACCTGCTGGGGATTGCTGCCGTTGCTTCAGCAGTCCTCATCTGGCGTCCCGCTCCAACGGAAGCAAGCAAGGTGGTTTGGCTGCCCTACACCGAAGCAGCCATCGCCCAAGCAAAGGTTGATGGCAAGCCGGTGCTTATAGACTTCACCGCCAAATGGTGTCAACAGTGCCATGAAATCGAGCTGCAAACCTTTAGCGATAAACAAGTGATGGCAAAGATGGCGAAGATGGTCACCCTAAGAGTTGACGCTACCGATGGCAACAATACAGAAGTCCAAGCCATCCAGACCAAATACAACGTCAACGGCCTCCCCGCTGTCATTCTCTTAAACGCCCAAGGACAAGAAGTAGACCGCCTAACCACATTCGAACCCCCCACCGCCTTCCAAAAACGCCTTGCGAAAGTTGGATTGTAG
- a CDS encoding protein-disulfide reductase DsbD domain-containing protein yields MRLRTSILIFAYVYVAAWAAAPAVNVTGKVSFKPSSLVYGKSAQGIVTLTVPAGYHINANPASQDFLIPTVLTPSKNALYSISSIVYPMPKTVTVAGAPTKVYEGTVPIKFKMTMKPLKAKQKPASSVPFVAAIRYQACNATNCFAPSLVTVKTTLKVVR; encoded by the coding sequence ATGAGATTACGCACTAGCATTCTTATATTTGCTTATGTCTACGTCGCAGCTTGGGCTGCTGCGCCAGCGGTTAATGTTACGGGGAAAGTTTCATTTAAGCCTAGCTCTTTAGTCTATGGAAAGAGCGCTCAAGGCATTGTGACGCTGACAGTTCCCGCCGGCTATCATATCAATGCCAACCCCGCCTCGCAAGACTTCTTAATCCCGACCGTGCTCACGCCGAGCAAGAACGCGTTGTATTCCATCAGTAGTATCGTTTACCCGATGCCTAAGACGGTTACGGTGGCAGGCGCACCAACTAAGGTTTATGAAGGGACTGTGCCTATCAAGTTCAAAATGACGATGAAGCCGCTGAAAGCCAAGCAGAAGCCGGCCTCATCCGTCCCGTTTGTTGCCGCTATTCGCTACCAGGCATGCAACGCCACCAACTGCTTCGCCCCCAGCCTTGTGACCGTTAAAACAACCTTAAAAGTTGTACGTTAA